The DNA window ATCAGGAATCTGCCACGTCAATAGTTCAACGGTTCAGGACGAAGCACAAATGCCGTTTGGCGGTGTTAAAGGCAGCGGATTCGGACGATTTGGTGGTAAAGCAGGTATTTATGAGTTTACAGATTTGCGTTGGGTAACCATACAAACGACACCAAGATATTATCCTTTCTAAACGGAAAGAGGAGGTAAACCGGTTGTTCCGGAAGCCTCGTCAGTACTCGCCCATTATTGCTTTGGAAACGACGACACGCTGTATTTGCCATCCGATTGTATCCGCCGTTCGCCCGTGGTTTTGCGCGGCATCGACGGCTTATTGATGCGTGAGTAAGTCCATAAAGGTTTATGCTTTAGCTCTTGATGGCTATCTATAAACAAGCGGATTACGAAGCGCTGCGTCGGCGGTGCGTCGAACTTAAACAGGCAGGCTGGAAACAGGCCGATATTGCTCGGGCCTTTGGCTTGACACAGGGCTGGGTCAGCCAAACACTGAAAACCTACCGTGAGCAAGGCGAAGCAGGCCTAATGACCGGTAAACGCACCGGAGCCCCGTCCCGGCTGACGGCGGATCAACTCGACCAACTGACAAAAGAACTGGCCAAGGGGGCTGAGCAACACGGTTTTTCAGGCCAAGTGTGGACCCGGCCCCGTATTAATGATGTGATTAACAAGCTTTTTGGTGTTAGCTATGACCCCTCTCAAATTGGACGGCTGCTTAAGAAAGTAGGCTGGAGTCGGCAGAAACCGGCTCGGCAAGCTCGCCAGCAGGACCCGCAGGCCGTGGCCAACTGGCAAGCCGAGCGACTGCCTGCGCTCAAAAAAAGCGCAGATTGAGGGGCGTACGATTCTATACGTGGATGAATCAGCGTGCTATTTGTTGCCTTTTGTGGCCCACAGCTGGGCACCCCGTGGTCAAACACCGTTGCTTCTGGAACAGGCTGGCCGCGCACATCTCAGCCTGATTGCTGCCATTTCGCCAACAGGCCGTTTGTATCTAGCGGGGCAGGATCAGCCCTTTACTAGTGACGATATCTGTTGGTTCTTGAGCAAGCTTTGCTGGCAGTATCGCCGTCAAAACATGGTGGTTGTTTGGGATGGGGCGGCCATCCACCGGTCGCAAACCGTTCGGAACTGGCTCCAAAGCCGACCGGGGCGGGTCCATCTGGAGCGTTTACCAGCCTACAGTCCCGCACTCAATCCGGTGGAATTAGTCTGGAGCCAGTTGAAGCGATCCTTGAAGAACCGAGTCTTCACAACTCTGGAATCGCTTCAAGCCGCCGTGATGAATGAAGTTGATTATTTGCAAGCAGATCGAAATCGTATTCGTTGTTTCTTTCGAAAGAAGGAGATTGCCTTCTTCACAGACTAATTCACGCATCTATAAAAAGTGGGCAGGTGCGGAAGGCCGTTTTCAAACAGAGGGAGGATTGGCGGCTCTCCTATGCCTTAAATCCTTTTCGCATAAAGAGAAACGGAAATGAGTACGTTGTCTCTTAATACAGGGAGTAATACAGGCTGTGCAGTACACTTTTCAGCACAATCGGCAGGCGGGAACAAGCTGTAGGGATGTCCATAGCTGAATAGCCCTGTACGTAAATCCTGTAGACAGTTTGGCGGGATTGCGGTTAATTGCAGGAGAAATAACCTGAAACAACGGCTGACGAAGCCAAAATCAACGCACCCAATGCTGTATCCGCTGACGTTCGATACTATTTTCAAAGACAAAATCTGGGGTGGCCAGAAAATCAAAACCGTTCTAGGTAAAGACTTTGCGCCCCTGCCGAACTGTGGCGAAACGTGGGAAGTATCCGACGTCGAAGGCAACGTGTCGGTCGTGAAAGAGGGTAGCCTGAAAGGGGAGTCGCTGCGCGATCTGGTCGCGCAGTACAAGGATGAACTGGTTGGCAAGCACGTCTACGAACAATACGGCGACCGTTTTCCCCTGCTCATCAAGTTTATCGACGCCAACGACGATCTGTCGATTCAGGTGCACCCCGACGACAAGCTGGCCGAGGAGCGTGGCAGCGGCTTTGGCAAAACAGAGATGTGGTACATCATGCAGGCCGACGAAGGGGCTAAACTCAATTCGGGTTTCAACCGCG is part of the Spirosoma rhododendri genome and encodes:
- a CDS encoding helix-turn-helix domain-containing protein, translating into MAIYKQADYEALRRRCVELKQAGWKQADIARAFGLTQGWVSQTLKTYREQGEAGLMTGKRTGAPSRLTADQLDQLTKELAKGAEQHGFSGQVWTRPRINDVINKLFGVSYDPSQIGRLLKKVGWSRQKPARQARQQDPQAVANWQAERLPALKKSAD
- a CDS encoding IS630 family transposase, whose translation is MDESACYLLPFVAHSWAPRGQTPLLLEQAGRAHLSLIAAISPTGRLYLAGQDQPFTSDDICWFLSKLCWQYRRQNMVVVWDGAAIHRSQTVRNWLQSRPGRVHLERLPAYSPALNPVELVWSQLKRSLKNRVFTTLESLQAAVMNEVDYLQADRNRIRCFFRKKEIAFFTD